The following coding sequences lie in one Caproicibacterium argilliputei genomic window:
- the glgD gene encoding glucose-1-phosphate adenylyltransferase subunit GlgD has protein sequence MNVNHVLGIIFANMHDEKVRELTETRAMGSVPFGGRYRLIDFTLSNMVNSGINNVGVITKSNYQSLMDHLGSGKAWDLSRKREGLFMLPPFSNGSAEYNNRIEALASVMRFLSHSKDEYVFMTDSDYVCNIDCKKVLASHIKTGADVTLVYRYGHIPEKYASPVAYEIDPDGMVRDALVGPRDEGDCNYALPMLLIGRDLLIKLISDCVSRNLYNFERDFIQRNIANYRFHGYEFNGFFRSICSMNDYFESNMALMQPKVRSELFTPNRPVYTKVRDDMPTRYGLGSEVSNSLIADGCVIEGSVENCVLFRGVHIGKNSKVSNCVIMQDSMIGQDCKLDYVIMDKDVVIKEERSLMGFQSYPVFINKGSVV, from the coding sequence ATGAATGTGAACCATGTGCTTGGCATTATTTTTGCCAATATGCACGATGAAAAAGTGCGTGAGCTGACAGAAACGCGCGCCATGGGCAGTGTGCCGTTTGGTGGGCGCTACCGCTTAATTGACTTCACGCTTTCTAATATGGTGAATTCGGGGATTAACAACGTCGGCGTGATTACCAAAAGCAACTATCAGTCCCTGATGGATCATCTTGGTTCCGGCAAGGCATGGGACCTTTCGCGCAAGAGGGAGGGGTTGTTTATGCTGCCGCCCTTTTCTAACGGCAGCGCAGAGTACAACAACCGGATTGAGGCGCTTGCGTCGGTGATGCGCTTTCTTTCTCACTCAAAAGATGAATATGTGTTTATGACCGACAGCGACTATGTTTGCAACATCGACTGCAAAAAAGTGCTGGCTTCCCACATCAAAACCGGTGCGGACGTTACGCTGGTGTACCGCTATGGACATATTCCAGAGAAGTATGCCTCTCCGGTGGCTTATGAGATTGACCCGGACGGCATGGTGCGGGATGCCCTGGTTGGGCCGCGAGACGAGGGCGACTGCAACTACGCCCTGCCGATGCTGCTGATTGGGCGTGATCTGCTGATAAAACTGATTTCCGACTGTGTCAGCCGCAATTTGTACAACTTTGAGCGTGACTTTATTCAGCGCAATATTGCTAACTATCGCTTCCACGGCTATGAATTTAACGGGTTCTTCCGTTCTATCTGCAGCATGAACGACTACTTTGAATCCAATATGGCACTGATGCAGCCGAAGGTGCGCAGCGAACTTTTTACGCCGAATCGCCCGGTTTACACCAAGGTACGCGATGATATGCCCACCCGCTACGGGCTGGGCAGCGAAGTTTCCAATAGTCTGATTGCAGACGGCTGCGTCATTGAGGGCAGCGTCGAAAACTGTGTGCTGTTCCGCGGGGTACACATCGGGAAAAACTCGAAAGTGAGCAACTGCGTGATTATGCAGGACAGCATGATTGGGCAGGACTGCAAACTGGACTATGTTATTATGGACAAAGACGTTGTAATTAAAGAGGAACGTTCGCTGATGGGGTTCCAGTCCTACCCGGTGTTCATCAATAAAGGCAGCGTGGTGTAA
- a CDS encoding glucose-1-phosphate adenylyltransferase, protein MLPKQEVVAMILAGGQGSRLGVLTKKLAKPAVPYGGKYRIIDFPLSNCVNSGIETVGVLTQYQPLELNEYIGSGQPWDLDSMNAGVRVLPPYQRSRKSDWYKGTANAIYQNMPYIERYSPEYVVILSGDHIYKMDYSQMVAYHKEKNADCTIAEIEVPMEEAPRFGILNTNEDNSIYEFDEKPKKPKSNKASMGIYVFTWSKLKKYLEEDEATPKSSNDFGHDVLPAMLQAGERMFAYPFEGYWKDVGTVESLWESNMDLLNPNIPLDLSENTWKIYCRNPVMPPHYISKDAKVQNSLVAEGANVYGEIDFAVLFSGVYIAPGAVVRDSIIMPGTRIEEGAVVQYAIVAENTVIGKNAVVGQRPEDMDDKDEWGVAVVGSDCMVQPGTVIPPKAMVDAETMAEEAQKK, encoded by the coding sequence ATGTTGCCTAAACAAGAAGTAGTGGCGATGATCCTGGCGGGTGGCCAGGGGAGCCGGCTTGGGGTGCTGACAAAAAAGCTTGCAAAACCAGCGGTTCCCTACGGCGGGAAGTACCGAATTATCGATTTCCCGCTTTCCAACTGCGTGAATTCCGGCATTGAAACAGTTGGGGTGCTCACCCAGTACCAACCGCTGGAACTGAACGAATATATCGGCTCCGGTCAGCCGTGGGATTTGGACAGTATGAATGCGGGGGTGCGGGTGCTGCCACCATATCAGCGCAGCAGAAAGTCAGATTGGTACAAGGGAACCGCCAATGCCATTTATCAGAATATGCCGTACATTGAGCGTTACAGCCCGGAGTATGTGGTCATTCTTTCCGGCGACCATATTTACAAGATGGATTACTCACAGATGGTTGCCTACCACAAGGAAAAGAATGCGGACTGCACCATTGCGGAAATCGAAGTTCCTATGGAGGAAGCACCGCGTTTCGGTATCCTGAACACCAACGAGGACAACTCCATTTATGAGTTTGATGAAAAGCCCAAAAAGCCAAAAAGCAACAAAGCCAGCATGGGCATCTATGTATTTACCTGGAGTAAGCTGAAAAAATATCTGGAAGAGGACGAAGCCACTCCGAAAAGCAGCAATGACTTTGGGCATGATGTGCTGCCCGCCATGCTGCAGGCAGGCGAGCGGATGTTTGCGTACCCTTTTGAGGGATACTGGAAGGATGTCGGCACTGTCGAAAGCCTCTGGGAATCCAACATGGATTTGCTCAACCCCAACATTCCGCTGGATTTATCAGAGAATACTTGGAAAATCTACTGCCGCAATCCGGTCATGCCGCCGCACTATATTTCCAAGGACGCCAAGGTGCAAAATTCACTGGTGGCAGAGGGTGCCAATGTGTACGGCGAAATTGACTTTGCGGTTCTGTTCTCCGGTGTTTACATTGCGCCCGGCGCGGTGGTGCGCGATTCGATTATCATGCCCGGCACGCGCATTGAGGAGGGCGCGGTTGTGCAGTATGCCATTGTTGCGGAAAATACGGTTATCGGCAAAAACGCGGTGGTCGGCCAGCGCCCGGAGGATATGGACGATAAGGACGAGTGGGGCGTGGCTGTGGTCGGCAGCGACTGCATGGTGCAGCCCGGCACAGTCATTCCGCCAAAGGCAATGGTGGATGCAGAAACAATGGCAGAGGAGGCGCAGAAGAAATGA
- the glgB gene encoding 1,4-alpha-glucan branching protein GlgB yields MQKSESQKDSVPLYLFHQGTNVQAYDYMGVHKEQTGAQTQTVFRVWAPNACSVSVVGDFNEWDPQRCSLRKISGGVWEGTLPQVLPEFARYQFCVTGADGVQVYKSDPYARFFDTRPGTSSRYCELDGYRWGDAAWQHHKETAPHYDHPVNIYEVHLGSWRRYQDGNVFSYDKLAEELVPYVKEMGYTHMEIMPVTEYPFDGSWGYQVTGYFAPTSRYGTPKQFMHFVDACHQAGIGVIMDWVPAHFPKDASGLARFDGTACYEYADPRKGEHRDWGTLVFDYGRPEVVSFLISSAVFWLEQYHIDGIRVDAVASMLYLDYSRKDGEWVPNKDGGRENLEAIAFLQKLNEAVFERFPTVMMIAEESTSWPMVSKPTYMGGLGFNYKWNMGWMNDMMHYMALDPLGRKYNQKDVTFSFFYAFAENFILPISHDEVVHGKCSLMNKMPGTAEQKFAGVRAFMGYMMAHPGKKLLFMGTELGQFIEWNYEQELDWLLLQYPQHEAQHRFFRELNQFYLKNSPLWEIDFSWEGFSWISSDDCDQSVIAFRRFNKAHEELLIVCNFVPVERPQYRIGVPYDGIYEEVFSTDWSRFGGSGLSNGRHLVSEKEFPMHGMEQSVNLHLPPLSTIYLRKAAEQTAVKPKARIQKPAQTAKKRTARQPKPVLKP; encoded by the coding sequence ATGCAAAAAAGCGAATCTCAGAAAGACAGCGTGCCGCTCTATCTGTTTCATCAGGGGACGAATGTGCAGGCTTACGACTATATGGGGGTACACAAAGAGCAAACCGGCGCGCAGACGCAGACGGTTTTTCGCGTTTGGGCGCCGAATGCCTGCAGTGTTTCGGTTGTGGGGGACTTTAACGAATGGGACCCGCAGCGTTGTTCCTTGCGAAAAATCAGCGGGGGCGTGTGGGAGGGAACGCTTCCACAGGTGCTTCCGGAGTTTGCACGCTATCAGTTCTGTGTGACAGGGGCAGACGGCGTGCAGGTGTACAAAAGTGACCCGTATGCGCGATTCTTTGATACGCGCCCCGGCACCTCCAGCAGATACTGCGAACTGGATGGCTACCGCTGGGGCGACGCGGCGTGGCAGCACCACAAGGAAACCGCACCGCACTATGACCATCCGGTGAATATATACGAGGTGCATCTGGGCTCGTGGCGGCGGTACCAGGACGGCAACGTGTTCAGCTATGATAAGCTGGCGGAAGAGCTGGTACCCTATGTCAAAGAAATGGGCTACACCCACATGGAAATCATGCCGGTGACGGAGTATCCCTTTGACGGTTCCTGGGGGTACCAGGTTACCGGGTATTTTGCGCCGACTTCCCGCTACGGTACGCCGAAGCAGTTTATGCACTTTGTGGATGCCTGCCATCAGGCGGGCATTGGCGTCATTATGGACTGGGTGCCCGCACACTTTCCCAAGGATGCGTCCGGGCTGGCGCGCTTTGACGGCACCGCATGCTATGAGTACGCAGATCCCCGCAAGGGTGAACACAGGGACTGGGGCACGCTGGTGTTTGACTATGGCAGACCGGAGGTCGTTAGCTTTTTGATTTCGAGCGCGGTGTTCTGGCTGGAGCAGTACCACATTGACGGAATTCGGGTGGACGCCGTTGCCTCTATGCTGTATCTGGATTACAGCCGCAAGGACGGCGAGTGGGTGCCGAACAAAGACGGCGGCCGGGAAAATCTGGAGGCCATTGCGTTTCTGCAGAAGCTCAACGAAGCGGTTTTCGAACGGTTTCCCACGGTGATGATGATTGCAGAGGAGTCCACCAGCTGGCCGATGGTCAGCAAGCCGACCTACATGGGCGGGCTGGGCTTTAACTATAAGTGGAATATGGGCTGGATGAACGACATGATGCACTACATGGCGTTGGACCCGCTGGGGCGCAAGTACAACCAGAAGGACGTCACGTTTTCTTTCTTCTACGCCTTTGCAGAAAATTTCATTCTGCCCATTTCCCACGATGAAGTGGTGCACGGCAAGTGTTCCCTGATGAACAAAATGCCCGGCACCGCAGAGCAGAAATTTGCCGGTGTGCGGGCGTTCATGGGGTACATGATGGCGCACCCGGGCAAAAAGCTGCTGTTTATGGGCACAGAGTTGGGGCAGTTTATTGAGTGGAACTATGAGCAGGAATTGGACTGGCTGTTGCTGCAGTACCCGCAGCACGAGGCGCAGCACCGCTTTTTCCGAGAACTGAATCAATTCTACCTGAAAAACTCTCCCCTGTGGGAAATTGATTTCAGCTGGGAGGGCTTTTCGTGGATCAGCAGTGATGACTGTGACCAGAGCGTGATTGCGTTTCGCCGCTTTAACAAGGCACATGAGGAGCTGCTCATTGTCTGCAACTTTGTGCCGGTTGAGCGGCCGCAGTACCGTATTGGTGTGCCGTATGACGGTATTTATGAAGAAGTCTTCTCCACGGATTGGAGCCGCTTCGGTGGCAGCGGTTTGTCAAACGGCAGGCACCTGGTCAGTGAAAAGGAATTTCCGATGCACGGCATGGAGCAGTCTGTAAACCTGCACCTGCCGCCGCTTTCTACCATTTATCTACGGAAAGCTGCCGAACAGACGGCAGTGAAACCCAAAGCCCGGATACAGAAGCCGGCACAGACAGCCAAAAAGCGCACCGCCAGACAGCCAAAACCGGTGCTGAAACCATAA
- the gap gene encoding type I glyceraldehyde-3-phosphate dehydrogenase, producing the protein MSVKVAINGFGRIGRLAFRQMFESDGYEVVAINDLTKPEMLAFLLKYDTAQGGFTGKIGENKHTVEAGEDFIKVDGKKITIYKEPDASKLPWGQLGVDVVLECTGFYTSKEKASAHIKAGAKKVVISAPAGNDLPTIVYSVNEKTLKKEDQIISAASCTTNCLAPMAKALNELAPIQSGIMVTIHAYTGDQMILDGPQRKGNLRRSRAGAANIVPASSGAAKAIGLVIPELNGKLTGAAQRVPVPTGSTTILTAVCKKAGLTKEEINDYMKKATKDNASFGYNDEEIVSSDVIGMRYGSLFDATQTNVTKIDDNTYEVQVVSWYDNENSYTSQMVRTIKYFAEL; encoded by the coding sequence ATGTCAGTTAAGGTAGCAATCAATGGTTTTGGCCGTATCGGCCGTCTTGCTTTCAGACAGATGTTTGAATCAGACGGATATGAGGTTGTTGCAATCAACGACCTGACAAAGCCGGAAATGCTCGCTTTCCTGCTGAAGTATGACACCGCACAGGGCGGCTTCACAGGCAAAATCGGCGAAAACAAGCACACAGTCGAGGCCGGCGAGGACTTCATTAAGGTAGACGGCAAGAAGATTACCATCTACAAAGAGCCCGACGCTTCCAAACTGCCTTGGGGCCAGCTTGGTGTTGATGTTGTGCTGGAGTGCACAGGCTTCTACACCTCCAAAGAAAAGGCTTCCGCGCACATTAAGGCCGGTGCAAAGAAAGTTGTTATCTCTGCTCCTGCAGGCAACGATCTGCCGACCATTGTTTACAGCGTAAATGAGAAGACCCTGAAGAAAGAGGATCAGATCATCTCTGCTGCTTCCTGCACAACCAACTGCCTGGCGCCGATGGCAAAGGCTTTGAATGAACTGGCTCCGATTCAGTCCGGCATCATGGTTACCATCCATGCTTACACCGGCGATCAGATGATCCTCGACGGCCCGCAGCGCAAGGGTAACCTGCGCCGCTCCCGTGCAGGCGCCGCAAACATCGTTCCGGCTTCCTCCGGTGCTGCAAAGGCAATCGGCCTGGTTATTCCGGAACTGAACGGCAAACTTACCGGCGCTGCACAGCGTGTACCGGTGCCGACAGGCTCCACCACCATCCTGACTGCTGTCTGCAAGAAGGCTGGCCTCACCAAGGAAGAAATCAACGATTACATGAAGAAAGCAACTAAGGACAACGCTTCCTTCGGCTACAACGACGAGGAAATCGTTTCTTCCGACGTTATCGGTATGCGTTACGGTTCGCTGTTTGACGCAACCCAGACTAACGTGACTAAGATTGACGACAACACCTATGAGGTGCAGGTCGTTTCCTGGTACGACAACGAGAACTCTTACACCAGCCAGATGGTTCGTACCATTAAGTACTTCGCTGAGCTGTAA